Proteins co-encoded in one Actinomadura luteofluorescens genomic window:
- a CDS encoding RDD family protein — protein sequence MGNPYDPYGQQPGYGQQQPGYGQQPPAQPGYGQPGGQPGYGQPPAQPGYGQPPAQPGYGQPPAQPGYGQQPPAQPGYGAPSGPAQPGYEVHHHHYGSTGQLAEWGSRAGGYIIDYLIFGGPVFVLYILMIILSSSGSSGAALFGVLLMLIGAAISIAGGLWICYQEGTTGQSIGKRQMGIRLVGAQTGQPIGFGMAFVRKIAHVADSFLCYLGFLWPLWDERKQTFADKICNTIVVRA from the coding sequence GTGGGCAACCCCTACGACCCGTACGGTCAGCAGCCGGGCTACGGGCAGCAGCAGCCCGGGTACGGCCAGCAGCCCCCGGCCCAGCCCGGTTACGGCCAGCCCGGCGGGCAGCCCGGCTACGGCCAGCCCCCGGCGCAGCCCGGTTACGGCCAGCCCCCGGCGCAGCCGGGCTACGGCCAGCCTCCGGCGCAGCCCGGTTACGGCCAGCAGCCCCCCGCCCAGCCCGGCTACGGCGCGCCCTCGGGGCCCGCCCAGCCCGGCTACGAGGTGCACCACCACCACTACGGCTCGACCGGCCAGCTCGCCGAGTGGGGCTCGCGCGCCGGCGGCTACATCATCGACTACCTGATCTTCGGTGGTCCGGTGTTCGTGCTGTACATCCTGATGATCATCCTTTCCAGCTCGGGCAGCTCGGGCGCGGCGCTGTTCGGCGTCCTGCTCATGCTGATCGGCGCGGCCATCTCCATCGCGGGCGGCCTGTGGATCTGCTACCAGGAGGGCACCACCGGCCAGTCCATCGGCAAGCGGCAGATGGGCATCCGGCTCGTCGGCGCGCAGACCGGCCAGCCCATCGGCTTCGGCATGGCCTTCGTGCGCAAGATCGCGCACGTCGCCGACAGCTTCCTGTGCTACCTCGGCTTCCTCTGGCCGCTGTGGGACGAGCGCAAGCAGACCTTCGCCGACAAGATCTGCAACACCATCGTGGTCCGCGCCTGA